The DNA sequence CGCGCCGGATGGCGCCGCAAACTGATGCATGCCTTCCGATGCCGGCCGTTCATCCCCCCTCTCAAACTGATATATAAATAATAAAATTATTTTCAATTTAATATAATATTACAAAATTCGAACCAACTCGTCTAGTTGTTTTCTATTTAAAAAACAAAAAAGCTGTTTCCTCTTGACAAACGCCAGAGAAACAGCCAAAGCCCCTTCGCCGAGAAGAACACTTTTTTTGCATAACATTTCCATGTTTCTGTAAAAACCATTCCCAACGGCTGACGGGCACCCGTCAACCTAACGGAACTATATAGATGCAATTTGAAGCTTTGCCATTTGCAGCTTTTACCCGAGTATTTGATCGACTGTCGGGCGACCGAACAACGCCGCTTAAAGACCCATATATGGGTCTGTGAAGCAGGCGGTTGTTCGATCCTCCGTCACGCCTTGGCTTGCCTTCGACAGTCGAACGAGAACGATCGATTTAGGAAGATGACAGTCGCCGGCCTTTTAGAGGCGCACATTGACAGCCTTTCCCACTACCGCTTCGGAAGCTGGATGGACGGGCCGACTTGACCGCCGTTTTTGTTGTAAAATTGCGGCACTTCTCCCGGAATAAAGCGCATCACAACTGGAATATCTGTTGTCACATTGGAAATTTTCGATGCAAAAGGAATGACGACCTGGATGTCGACCGATACATGAATATCAATTTCAATAAAAAAACTGTTAATATCATACGCTCGAATTTCTTTCGTCACTTCCGATTCGACATTGCCAACGATCTGAAACTGCACCGGAATGCGCGGGCCGAGGTTGGCGAGCAGCACGTTGTTCGTCACTTGGCCGAGCGGGATATAGTAAATGATCCCGCGGCTGTCCCCTTGGCCGGATTCGACCTCAGGCAGCACCATCCGTTCGATCCGTCCTTCTGTCGCCGCCTTTAAGCTTTCCATCACATGATCATCCGTCTCCGATAAGATGCGATTGATCACCGCAGTGTCAAAATCGACCGACACAATTTTGCCGCTTTCGTCCTTTTGAACCGTGACCAGCTGCCGAAATTCAGGGTTGTCTTTTTGAAACTGCTGCTCAATGGCGTTATTGATCACCAAGTTGGCAATCCGCTTCGTTTCCGTTTCCGCAATTTCCATCAGCATCGGCTCAATGCCTTTATTCACGATCCAAAGCCCGGCCGCTGTGGAAAACATAAAAAAAACGAATGTCAATAAAAACACGTAGCGGAACGGAAGCGGCCCTCTCCGCACAAATCGGGGGCGCAGCAAAATGAAATCCCTCCTTTACAAGCTATATGTATGCTTGCAAGGAGGGATTTTTTCACCGCATTTTCAACAGCGCGTCTTTTCCTTTCATTCCCCGTTTGATGCCAAGCTCCTCGGCGGCGACTGTCACCGATTCGAGCGGCGCCTCAAGCAACTGCTCGACCGTGCGCACCCCGACCGCCCGTCCGGCGACAATGCCGCGGTCGCGCAGCTTTTCGTTCAATAACGCCACATCGAGCGCCCCGCACATGATGTACCCTTTTTCACTCGCCACCGCCAGCAAGTTCGTTTTCGGCAGCTGGACGGACACCGCGACAAACGGATGTCCCTCAATGATAATCGGCTTGACTTCCACCATCGCCGCAGTCACTCTCCTTTCCATACTCCAATGTATGAAGCATGGAAAAAGAAGTGCCTGCCTATTGGGCCAATTTCCAGGCGAGAAGATCGCGCAAAAACTCCGGCATATAGTACGTTTTCTCCGCTGCCCGCTGAATTTGCGGATAAAAATGACCAATGGCAAACATGTCGGTCGTCGCCACGTCATAGGTGCGCTCCGGCTCGAGCGGCTCGCCGTTGATTCGAATGGCGCGGATATGCCAGGCGCCGTCTTCTTCCAGCTCCGTTTCGATCTCGACGCCGTCGTACACCATTTCCCCCATCACTTCGCCGCGGAAGCCAAACCCTTTAAAACGAAAATGCTTCATCCGTTCCGTATTGGCCTCAAGGATAATCTCTTTGAGCTCCGCGCCGCGCAGCTTCACCTTGCACGGGTTGAGCGGATGCGGGCAAATGCGATGCAAATCTTTTTTCGTCACCGGTCCTCTCGCAAGCGGTTCAAGCAGCACCCCGGCGTTCACCATCCCGATGTCCGCCTGGCACCATTCGCGCAGCGCAGACGCAAGCAAACGGGCAAGCGGCGACGGAGCGAACCAGTCAAGCGGCAAGTCATCATGGAGCACGGCGACTTGTTCCGCTTCAAGCCGCGCCAAACTTTTCTGTTCAAGGGAGCGAAGGCGGCACGCCACTTCTTCGGAAAACGGCATCACACCAGCATCCAACACCTTCGCAGACGCCCGCCCAAGACGTCGCCCTTCCACTTCCAGCTTAACGACACCGACATATTGTCCGTATTTCCCAGCCGCGCAAAGAAGCGCACCGTTTACTTCCTTACCTTCTGGAAACACATGGTGGGTGTGAGCGCCCAACACAATATCCACGCCCGGAATCGTTGCAGCGATTTTTTCATCTTCATTCACCCCAAGATGAGACAGCACAACGACGCAATCGGCCTTTTGCCTCACTTCCTCCACCGCCGCTGCCAACATGTCAAACGGCGGAACGATCTTCCAGCCGAGCAGCTCGTAAAAGTGAGAAAACGGAGCGGTGGCGCCAACCACCCCAATGCGAAACGTCTCCGTCGCCGGGATGACGACATACGGAAGCGCCCAATGCGGCCGCACGCCATCGCGGCGAAACAAATTGGCGACAACGACCGGAAACCGAGCCTGTTCGTACAACGTATCCAGTTCATCATGATCAAGGGTGATCCCTTCGTTGTTGCCGATCGTCACCGCATCATAGTGAAGATCGTTCAATAAGTCCACATTCGCTTTTCCACGCGTCGCCTCGGTAATCGGGTGCACGCGATCGAGAAAATCGCCGACGTCAAACAACAGCATCGCCTCGTTGCGAGCGCGATGTTCCCGTCTCCGTTCCGACAAAAAGCGGACGATTTGCGGCCAATGTTCAAAATGGCTGTGCACGTCGTTCGTATGATAAATGTAGATAGTTTGCTTCAAAACGCGCGCCCCTCCTTCCATTACGCCAAACTTTCCCATACAAGCCGGGCCCCGAGCAGTACAAGCACTAGCCGCAGCACGACGACAAGCATCCGGCTTGGCATCCGCTTATTGATCCACGCCCCGGTTTTCGCGCCGATCCATACGCCGGGAATGAGGGCAAGGGCAAACGACCATTGCACATTTCCCATCGCGACATGGGTGAGTGAACCGACGAGCGAGGACAAAAAAATCATCAACATCGACGTCGCCACCGCCACATGGGGCGGAAAGCGAAACAGCACGATCATCGCCGGCACCATGAGCGAGCCGCCGCCAATGCCAAACAACCCGCCGAAAAAGCCGACCACAAACGCGATGGCGACCGCCATGAGCGGTTGATAGCCGTATGTGAACACCTCGCCGTTTCGGTCCGTGTACATTCGCACAACACGCCGTCGCCACCATGGCGCCGGCCGCGCCTGCTCCGCCGCTGTTCGTTCGGCCCCGTTTTCTTTCGCCGCCGCCGTCTCGTCAGCCGAACGCTTCGTTTTCTTTTGACTCAGCGACAAAAAGAGCGACATGGCGATTAAAAACAGCCCAAAATACAATGAAAAATGAGCGGCGCTCAGCGTATTGTTCACCCAAGCGCCGATGACCGCCCCGGGAACGCTGCCAAGGCAAAAGAGCAAGCCGCTTTGATAGTCGACCATTTTGTCTTTCATATACGACAATGTGGACGATAAGCCATTGAAAATAATGACGACAAGCGACGTGCCGACCGCCACTTGCGGCGTCACCGCCGACAGCCAGCCGAGCGCGCCGAAAAACAGAAGCGACGGCACGATGATCACCCCGCCGCCAAGGCCGGCCAAACTGCCGACCGTCCCCGCGATAAAGCCGATCAAGACAAGCAACGCATACGCCATCCTCCATCCCCCTCTTTCTCGCTTCAAAACAAACCAAGCTGCCGCGGCGCAAGGCCCGTGTACTCAATGCCAAGCAAATCGATCAATTGTTTGGCGTTGTCGGCGGCATCGCCGCCGGAGTTGTTGTTAAACAGCACGTAAATCTGTTTCGTTTTTTGTTTTAATGCCTCTATATGGCGCACCCACTCGCGCAGCTCGCGCTCATTGTACCGGTATAAATAGCGGACCACCCTCCAGTTCTCGCCGGCCGTCGCCTTGTTCCAGCCGTGAACATTCCGTCCGTGCAGGCGGATGAGCGTCTTTTCCCGGTCGGTCGGATGCAAAACGGTCGGCACCGACCCTTCCCCCGCCTGCGGCTCGTCGCAAATTGTGTGAATCCACCCTTCCTCTTCCATAAAGTGAAGCGTTTTTTCATAAAAGCGCGGCGAAAACCACGATTGGTGCCGAAATTCGAGCGCCGCCGGCACCTCCCCCATCCGCGCTTTTGTCCAGCGCAAGTACGCCACATGCTCGCGCCGACAGTCAAACCACGGCGGAAACTGAAACAGCACCATCGCCAATTTCCCCGCTTCCTGAAACGGCGCGATCGATTCCAGAAACGCGGCAAACATCGCTTCCTTGCTTTCATACGGAATCGGGCCGCGCTCATGCCCGGTCATTCCTTGGTATGCCTTCACGATAAACTGAAACGACGGCGGCGTTTCCCGAATCCATTTTTCCACATTCGCCCGCGGTTGAATGGCGTAAAAGTACGAATCGACCTCGACCGTCGGAAAATGGGCCGCATATTCCGGCAGTTTGTCCTTCGCAGCAAGGCCCGGCGGATACAAACTGTCATGATCGCCCCAGCCGGTCAGTCCAATATAAATCATGGCCATCACCAGTTTATTCAGCTTTCAGATATTTTAACTATACCATAAGCAGGTCGGCCATGAAATCAAAACGACTATTGGCACGTTGCTCTAAGGGGGAATGGCCTGCGACGCGGCAAGCAACGTTATTCTTGCGTCAAGTAATTGAAATGTTTATCCGTGATATAGGTGAGATCAATATCAAAATTCATCTTATCTAAGATCGGTTGAATGTACTCGATTAAATGTGTGCCAACCCCAAAATAATCAGGGAACTTCGTAATATAAAACGAATGATTATTATCACAATCGGGCTTATGTTCAACTAACCCTTCGATGACCTCAATGATTCGGTCCACCATATGTTGTTCTAATGTTTTCTCTGAAATGATGACCGTGTGGATATAATTCTCCGCGCCTTCAAATGAATCCTCATCCTCGATTCCCTTTAAAATGGGAAAATCATCGAGAACACTAGGTCTCCTGTAATCCAAAATCAATAACATACAAACCGTTTCACCATCTTGGTCATCTAAACGAAACAACTCCAGATCTCGCAACTTCAACATTCTGATCAATTTCCACATTCCTATCATCTCTTTCACGTTCCACTCTCTTTTTCATCGTTATATTTTCAAAATAATGAAACATCACCAATCCGATTATAGATCATAACAAAATATTCATAAATAACCATTCCTTCACAAATCTGAAATGGACGATCATCGTTATGGACGCTTTTAGCACGGATAGAGCATGCCAGCATAACAATGACCGCTGACACCCACTCCATGTGACTCAAAACATTGAGGATGAGACACTGAAGTGGGATCAGCGGCACTTGAAAAAAATGATGGGTGCAGCGCTTCGTTTGAACGCTGTACCCTTGATATGATCAAGATTATCCAATGCTTCCTTCCATCTCGAACTTGATCAAGCGGTTCATCTCGACCGCGTATTCCATCGGCAGCTCTCTTGTAAACGGCTCAATGAAGCCCATGACGATCATTTCCGTCGCTTCCTGCTCGGAAATGCCGCGGCTCATCAAGTAGAACAGCTGCTCTTCCGACACTTTCGACACTTTCGCTTCGTGCTCAAGCGAGATGTTGTCGTTTAAAATTTCGTTGTACGGAATCGTGTCCGATGTCGACTGATTGTCGAGAATGAGCGTATCGCATTCGATGTTCGAGCGCGAGCCGGACGCTTTGCGGCCGAAATGGACCATGCCGCGATACGTCACCTTGCCGCCTTGTTTGGAGATCGACTTCGAGACGATCGTCGATGACGTATTCGGGGCCAAATGGATCATTTTCGCCCCGGCGTCTTGATGTTGCCCTTTGCCTGCGATGGCGATCGACAGCGTCAAGCCGCGCGCCCCTTCGCCTTTTAAGATGACGGCCGGGTATTTCATCGTCAGCTTCGAGCCGATGTTGCCGTCGATCCATTCCATCGTCGCGTTTTCTTCGCAGACGGCGCGCTTCGTCACCAAGTTGAAGACGTTGTTCGCCCAGTTTTGGATCGTCGTGTAGCGGCAGTAGGCGCCTTTTTTGACGATGATCTCAACAACCGCGCTATGAAGCGAGTTCGTCGTGTAAATCGGCGCTGTACAGCCTTCGACGTAATGGACGTGCGCCCCTTCGTCCACGATGATGAGCGTCCGTTCAAACTGCCCCATGTTTTCCGAGTTGATGCGGAAGTACGCCTGAAGCGGCGTATCGACTTTGACGCCTTTCGGGACGTAGATGAACGAACCGCCCGACCAGACGGCCGAGTTCAAGGCCGCAAATTTGTTGTCTGTCGGCGGCACGACTTTGGCGAAATACTCGCGGAACAAGTCTTCGTTCTCCTTCAGCGCCGAGTCGGTGTCTTTAAAGATGACACCGAGTTTTTCGAGGTCTTCTTTCATGTTGTGGTAGACGACTTCCGATTCGTATTGCGCCGAGACGCCGGCCAAATATTTTTGTTCCGCCTCTGGAATCCCTAATTTATCGAACGTCTCTTTGATCTCCGCCGGCACCTCATCCCACGAACGGCCCGATTTTTCCGTCGGTTTGACGTAGTACGTAATTTCATCGAAATCGAGGCTTGATAAGTCGCCGCCCCATTGCGGCATCGGTTTGCTGTAGAAGATGTCGAGCGCTTTTAAGCGGAACTCGAGCATCCATTGCGGCTCGTTTTTCATCCGCGAAATTTCTTCGACGACTTCACGCGTCAGGCCGCGCTGGGCGCGGAAGACGGAGACGTCTTTATCGACGAAGCCGTACTTGTATTCACCAATTTCCGGGGCTTTTTTCGCCATCTCGGTTCACCTTCCTTTAGACTTAGTGGTGATGCAGTCCTTTTTCGAGCGCTTTCCACGCGAGCGTCGCACATTTGATGCGGGCCGGAAACTTGGAAACGCCTTGGAGCGCCTCGATGTCGCCAAGGTCGACGGAATCGTCGTACTCTTTCCCTTGGATCATATCGGAAAAAATGTGGGCGAGCCGAAGCGCTTCCTCCACCGTTTTTCCTTTGATCGCCTGCGTCATCATCGACGCCGACGACATTGAAATCGAACAGCCTTCGCCTTCAAATTTGACGTCGGCGACTTTTCCGTCTTCGACTTTCATCGTCAAGTGGATGCGGTCGCCGCACGTCGGGTTGTTCATGTTGACATCGACGTTCGTTCCTTCAAGCACCCCGCGGTTTCGCGGGTTTTTATAATGATCCATAATGACTTGGCGGTAAAGCTGATCCAACGGATGGTTAGAAGACATGGCTGAAGTACTCCTTCGCTTTCTGTAATGCGGCGATGAACCGGTCGATTTCCTCTTTCGTATTGTAAAGGTAAAAGCTCGCCCGGGCGGTCGCCGTCACGCCGAGCCATTTCATGAGCGGCTGGGCGCAATGGTGGCCGGCGCGGATGGCGATCCCTTCGGCGTCAAGAACCGTCGCCACATCGTGCGGATGCACCCCGTCGATGTTAAACGTCACAAGCCCCGCCCGTTCTTTCGGGCCATATACCGTGACGCCGTCGATGCCAGCCAGCCGTTCGAGTGCGTATTGCGCCAGCTCGTGCTCATGGGCGGCGATGGCGTCCAAGCCGACTTGTTCAAGGAAATCGATCGCCGCCCCAAGGCCAATCGCCCCGGCGATGATCGGCGTGCCTCCTTCAAACTTCCACGGCAGCTCTTTCCACGTCGAGTCGTACAGCTCAACAAAATCGATCATTTCGCCGCCGAACTCGACCGGCTCCATCTGCTCAAGCCATTTCTTTTTGCCATATAATACGCCGATTCCCGTCGGCCCGCACATTTTATGGCCGGAAAGGGCGAGAAAATCGCAATCAAGTTCCTGAACATCGACCTTCATATGCGGAGCGCTTTGCGCCGCATCGACGACGACGACCGCGCCGCGCTTATGGGCGATGCGGGCGATCTCCCGCACCGGGTTGATCGTCCCAAGCACGTTCGATACATGAGCAATGGCGACAATCTTCGCTGCTTCGGTGACGGTCGCCTCGACATCGCGCAGATCGATCGTGCCGTCTTCCTGCATTGGAATGTATTTTAACGTCGCCCCCGTTTGCTTCGCCAGCTGCTGCCACGGAATCAAGTTGCTGTGATGCTCCATGTACGTGATGACGATCTCATCGCCTTCTTTGACGTTGGCGCGCCCGTAGCTGGAGGCGACCAAATTAAGCGATGCCGTCGTGCCACGCGTAAAGATGATTTCCTGCGCCGATTGGGCGTTTAAAAACCGCCGCACTTTTTCGCGCGCGCCTTCGTACGCATCGGTCGCCTTCGTCCCGAGCGTATGGACGCCGCGGTGGACGTTCGAGTTGTACTCGCGGTAATAGCGGTCAAGCGCCTCAATCACCGGCAGCGGCTTTTGCGATGTCGCCGCGCTGTCGAAATAAACGAGCGGATGGCCGTTCACTTGCTGATGCAAAATCGGAAACAACGCGCGAATGTCGTTCACATTCATGATTGAACTTTCCTTTCAATCACTTCAATTAATTGGTTTTTCACGCCTTCAAGGGGAATCGCCTCGACAACCGGCGCCAAAAAGCCGTGGATGATGAGCCGTTCCGCGTCGCGTCTCGGAATGCCGCGGCTCATTAAGTAATACAATTGGATCGGGTCAACGCGCCCGACAGAAGCGGCGTGGCCGGCCATGACGTCGTCCTCGTCAATCAACAAAATCGGGTTCGCATCGCCGCGCGCTTTTTCGCTCAACATCAAGACGCGCGACTCCTGCTCGGCGTTTGATTTTGACGCACCGTGCTCAATTTTCCCGATGCCGTTGAAAATCGAGGTCGCGCTGTCGCGGACGACGCCGTGTTTTAAAATGTGGCCTTCTGTATGCTTTCCGTAATGAATGACGCTCGTCGTAAAGTTTTGCACTTGCTCGCCGCGGCTGACCGCGACCGTTTTCGTATCGCCGAACGAGCCGTCGCCGACAAGGCGGGTGATGTTCTCGGAGACCGTATTGCCGTCATTCATCAGCCCGAGCGCCCATTCGATCCGTCCATCGCGCCCGGCGATGCCGCGCCGATTGACATACGTCGTGGTGCCTTTGGCCAAATGGTCGACAGCGGCGAAAAAGACGCTTGCGTTCGCTTGAGCAAACACCTCGGCGACCACATTAACGACCGCGTTTCCTTCGCGGCTTGTTGATATATAATTTTCGACAAACACGACGCGGCTGTTGTCTTCCGCCACGACGATGACATGGTTAAACAAGGCGATGTCGTCTTCGTCTTGAATATAGACCGCCTGAAGCGGCGTTTCAATCTCCACATTTTTCGGGACATAGACAAACACACCGCCGTTGAGCAGCGCCGCATGGAGCGCGGCAAGGCGGTGCTCATCCGGCTTGACCGCCGTCATCAAATAGTTTTTCAGCAAGTCGCCATGCTCGCGCGCTGCGGTGAAGATGTCGGTGAAAATGACGCCCTTCTCCTTCAACTCATCGGACAGCGACACATACGCCGGCGTATGGTTGCGCTGCACGTACAAATTTTTCGTTCCTTCGCCGGCTTGCATGAGCGCCTTGACCGCTTCAGGCAAGTCATCGAGGCCGGCATATGGCGCACTGTCAACGGCATGGCGTGAGAAGCCAGTGAAGTTCCAATTGTCGATTTTCGTTTTCTCCGGTTTCGGAAGCGGCAGCCGCTCCGCCAACCGAAGCGCCTCAAGGCGCCGCTCGGTCAGCCAGCCCGGTTCGCCGCGTCCGCTTGAGAACGTGCGGATGTAGGTTTCATCGAATGGGATTTTCGTTTCTGTCGCCATAGTCCTCCTCCTAACGCTTACGCTTCTTGTCCGACCGTTTCGTCTTCGATGCCGAGTTCTTTTTTGATCCAGTCGTACCCTTCCGCCTCAAGCCGCTGCGCCAGCTCCGGACCGCCGGACTTGACGATGCGCCCTTGCATCATGACATGCACATAATCCGGGGTGATGTAGTTGAGCAGCCGCTGGTAGTGGGTGATGATCAAACAGCCGAACTCGCTGCTGCGCATTTCGTTGACACCTTTGGCGACGATTTTGAGCGCGTCGATATCGAGGCCGGAGTCGATCTCGTCTAAAATGGCGATTTTCGGCTCAAGCATCATCAGCTGCAAAATTTCATTTCGCTTTTTCTCCCCGCCCGAGAATCCTTCGTTCAAGTAACGGTGCGCCATATCCGGGTTCATTTCGAGAAACGCCATTTTTTCATCGAGCTTGCGGATGAATTTCATGAGCGAAATTTCGTTGCCTTCGCCAAGCCGGGCGTTGATCGCCGCGCGCAAAAAGTCGGCGTTCGTCACTCCACTGATTTCGCTTGGGTATTGCATCGCCAAAAACAGGCCGGCGCGCGCCCGTTCGTCGACTTCCATCTCAAGGACATCCTGGCCGTCGAGCGTCACCGATCCTTCTGTCACTTCATATTTTGGATGGCCCATAATGGCCGATGCCAGCGTCGACTTCCCCGTTCCGTTCGGACCCATGATGGCGTGGATTTCCCCGCCTTTGACTTCCAAGTCCACTCCTTTTAAAATTTCTTTTCCCTCCACGGCGACGTGGAGATTGCGAATCGTCAATACCGCCATGCAGCATACCTCCAATTCTCAATTGAAAGTCAATTCACTCGCTTGTCTTCTAGCGATCGTTCATTCTCATTTTATTCTCATTATCATTTTATAACAAATGAAAACTACGTGCAACTTTCCCGCTCTGTTTTCACTGTGACCGTGTGAAAAAACAGCGCCTTTTACTATTTTACACGAAAACCGCAAGCTTGTACGAGTTTTTGCAAAAAAAGACCCCGTTTTTTCCGGAGTCTAGTGAGCCGCCCGCAGCTCGCGGAGGCATTCTTGCACAAGCGTCACCGCTTGGCTCATCGCCGCCCCGCCGCCAAACGCGGCCGCCACCGCGTATACTTCCAAAATTTCCTGTTCCGACGCTCCTTCATCAAGGCAGCCTTTCGCATGGTAAATCGTGCAATACTCATCTTGCGTCGCCAGGCTGATGCCAAGGGCGATCAATTGTTTTTCTTTTTTCGACAGCGCTCCCTCGGCAAAGCACGCTTCCGTAAACGCGTTAAACCGCTCGGCTACGTTCGGAAGTTTTTTGGGTGAACGCCCCTATCCCTTCTTTGTAGCGGTGAAGGGAGGATTCGACCGATGCATAAACGAATGGTATTGAAAGGGTGTGGAAACACCACCGTTTCGCCAACATCGACGGAATGTCATGATGAAAACGAATGGTTCTGTTCCACTCCCATCATCATAGGAAAGGGGGCAATGCCATTGATTCGTTGGGTTGTCTTTGCCTTAACCGCCGCTTTCGCTTCGTTTTTGGCATGGATCATCATCGGCAGCATTCTCGGTGAACACGGGGACGTCATCTTCAGTTTAACGACAGTGGTCGCCCTGCAAAACTGCGTCATCATCGTCATGCTCGCCGCCGTACTGGCGCGTTTGAACAACCGATGAAGCGCGGGAAAACAGACCGGCCGCGGCGTCTCTCCATCCAAAACGGTTTTGAACTTTCGGGCGGCTCTTTTTTGTGCAAAAAATAACGGAAGCGATTCGCTTCCGTTATTGATTGTTTGTCGCCGCTGGAATGACGGCGCCGTGGTATTTTTCTTTGATGAAATCTTGGATTTCTTTCGATTGCAGCACTTCGACAAGCGTTTTGATTTCTTTCCGGTTTTCATCGCCTTTGCGCACCGCCACAATGTTCACATACGGATTGTTTTTCGGCGACTCCACGGCGATCGGGTCTTTCGCCGGGTCCAAACCGGCGTCAAGCGCATAGTTGGCGTTGATCAAAACCGCATCGCCTTCGCCGTTTTTGTAAATTTGCGGCAGAAGTCCAGCATCGACGTCCGCTTTAAATTTCAAATGTTTCGGGTTTTCGACGATGTCGTTGACCGTCGCTTTCGTTTTATCGATGCCCGGTTTCAGCTTAATGAGCCCCTTTTCTTGCAGCATCGACAAAATGCGTCCATGGTCGGCGACCGAGTTGCTCATGATGATCGTCGCGCCGTCCGGCAGTTCTTCAATGCTTTTGTATTTTTTCGAGTATAAGCCGATCGGCTCGATATGAATGCCGCCGGCGTTGACGAAATCATAGCCGTACTCTTTCTTTTGCGATTCCAAATACGGAATGTGTTGGAAATAGTTGGCGTCGATTTGCTTCTCAGCCAGCGCTTTGTTCGGCAAGATGTAATCTTGGAACGTAATGATCTCCAAGTCGATGCCTTTTTTCTTCAAAATCGGTTTCGCTTTTTCCAAAATTTCCGCATGCGGCACGTTCGACGCACCGACTTTCAACTTCACCAATTTGCCGTCTTTGCCGCCTTCCGCGTTGTCGTTATTGTTGCCGCCGCATGCCGCCAAAGCGAGCACGAGAATGGCGGCGAGCAACATACCCAACCATTTCTTCATCAGTTGTTTCCCCCTTTATCGTTTATCGATTTTCGAAGTGACAAAGTCACCGATCAGCTGAATGATAAATACAATGACCAACACCAATACGGTTGCGACAAATGTCACATCGTTATGGTTGCGCTGGAACCCTTCCAAATACGCCAAGTTCCCAAGCCCGCCGGCGCCGATGGCTCCAGCCATCGCTGTATAGCTGACGAGCGACACCGCCGTCACCGTAATGCCGGAGACAAGCGCCGGCAATGACTCCGGCAGCAGCACTTTCCAAATGATCGTCCACGTTGAGGCGCCCATCGCTTGGGCTGCTTCGATGACGCCTTTATCAATTTCGCGAAGGGCAATCTCCACCATGCGGGCGTAAAACGGCG is a window from the Geobacillus stearothermophilus ATCC 12980 genome containing:
- the yunB gene encoding sporulation protein YunB, which produces MLRPRFVRRGPLPFRYVFLLTFVFFMFSTAAGLWIVNKGIEPMLMEIAETETKRIANLVINNAIEQQFQKDNPEFRQLVTVQKDESGKIVSVDFDTAVINRILSETDDHVMESLKAATEGRIERMVLPEVESGQGDSRGIIYYIPLGQVTNNVLLANLGPRIPVQFQIVGNVESEVTKEIRAYDINSFFIEIDIHVSVDIQVVIPFASKISNVTTDIPVVMRFIPGEVPQFYNKNGGQVGPSIQLPKR
- a CDS encoding YunC family protein, whose translation is MVEVKPIIIEGHPFVAVSVQLPKTNLLAVASEKGYIMCGALDVALLNEKLRDRGIVAGRAVGVRTVEQLLEAPLESVTVAAEELGIKRGMKGKDALLKMR
- a CDS encoding bifunctional metallophosphatase/5'-nucleotidase, producing MKQTIYIYHTNDVHSHFEHWPQIVRFLSERRREHRARNEAMLLFDVGDFLDRVHPITEATRGKANVDLLNDLHYDAVTIGNNEGITLDHDELDTLYEQARFPVVVANLFRRDGVRPHWALPYVVIPATETFRIGVVGATAPFSHFYELLGWKIVPPFDMLAAAVEEVRQKADCVVVLSHLGVNEDEKIAATIPGVDIVLGAHTHHVFPEGKEVNGALLCAAGKYGQYVGVVKLEVEGRRLGRASAKVLDAGVMPFSEEVACRLRSLEQKSLARLEAEQVAVLHDDLPLDWFAPSPLARLLASALREWCQADIGMVNAGVLLEPLARGPVTKKDLHRICPHPLNPCKVKLRGAELKEIILEANTERMKHFRFKGFGFRGEVMGEMVYDGVEIETELEEDGAWHIRAIRINGEPLEPERTYDVATTDMFAIGHFYPQIQRAAEKTYYMPEFLRDLLAWKLAQ
- a CDS encoding sulfite exporter TauE/SafE family protein — its product is MAYALLVLIGFIAGTVGSLAGLGGGVIIVPSLLFFGALGWLSAVTPQVAVGTSLVVIIFNGLSSTLSYMKDKMVDYQSGLLFCLGSVPGAVIGAWVNNTLSAAHFSLYFGLFLIAMSLFLSLSQKKTKRSADETAAAKENGAERTAAEQARPAPWWRRRVVRMYTDRNGEVFTYGYQPLMAVAIAFVVGFFGGLFGIGGGSLMVPAMIVLFRFPPHVAVATSMLMIFLSSLVGSLTHVAMGNVQWSFALALIPGVWIGAKTGAWINKRMPSRMLVVVLRLVLVLLGARLVWESLA
- a CDS encoding DUF72 domain-containing protein is translated as MIYIGLTGWGDHDSLYPPGLAAKDKLPEYAAHFPTVEVDSYFYAIQPRANVEKWIRETPPSFQFIVKAYQGMTGHERGPIPYESKEAMFAAFLESIAPFQEAGKLAMVLFQFPPWFDCRREHVAYLRWTKARMGEVPAALEFRHQSWFSPRFYEKTLHFMEEEGWIHTICDEPQAGEGSVPTVLHPTDREKTLIRLHGRNVHGWNKATAGENWRVVRYLYRYNERELREWVRHIEALKQKTKQIYVLFNNNSGGDAADNAKQLIDLLGIEYTGLAPRQLGLF
- the sufB gene encoding Fe-S cluster assembly protein SufB; translation: MAKKAPEIGEYKYGFVDKDVSVFRAQRGLTREVVEEISRMKNEPQWMLEFRLKALDIFYSKPMPQWGGDLSSLDFDEITYYVKPTEKSGRSWDEVPAEIKETFDKLGIPEAEQKYLAGVSAQYESEVVYHNMKEDLEKLGVIFKDTDSALKENEDLFREYFAKVVPPTDNKFAALNSAVWSGGSFIYVPKGVKVDTPLQAYFRINSENMGQFERTLIIVDEGAHVHYVEGCTAPIYTTNSLHSAVVEIIVKKGAYCRYTTIQNWANNVFNLVTKRAVCEENATMEWIDGNIGSKLTMKYPAVILKGEGARGLTLSIAIAGKGQHQDAGAKMIHLAPNTSSTIVSKSISKQGGKVTYRGMVHFGRKASGSRSNIECDTLILDNQSTSDTIPYNEILNDNISLEHEAKVSKVSEEQLFYLMSRGISEQEATEMIVMGFIEPFTRELPMEYAVEMNRLIKFEMEGSIG
- the sufU gene encoding Fe-S cluster assembly sulfur transfer protein SufU gives rise to the protein MSSNHPLDQLYRQVIMDHYKNPRNRGVLEGTNVDVNMNNPTCGDRIHLTMKVEDGKVADVKFEGEGCSISMSSASMMTQAIKGKTVEEALRLAHIFSDMIQGKEYDDSVDLGDIEALQGVSKFPARIKCATLAWKALEKGLHHH
- a CDS encoding cysteine desulfurase; the encoded protein is MNVNDIRALFPILHQQVNGHPLVYFDSAATSQKPLPVIEALDRYYREYNSNVHRGVHTLGTKATDAYEGAREKVRRFLNAQSAQEIIFTRGTTASLNLVASSYGRANVKEGDEIVITYMEHHSNLIPWQQLAKQTGATLKYIPMQEDGTIDLRDVEATVTEAAKIVAIAHVSNVLGTINPVREIARIAHKRGAVVVVDAAQSAPHMKVDVQELDCDFLALSGHKMCGPTGIGVLYGKKKWLEQMEPVEFGGEMIDFVELYDSTWKELPWKFEGGTPIIAGAIGLGAAIDFLEQVGLDAIAAHEHELAQYALERLAGIDGVTVYGPKERAGLVTFNIDGVHPHDVATVLDAEGIAIRAGHHCAQPLMKWLGVTATARASFYLYNTKEEIDRFIAALQKAKEYFSHVF